The region GCAGGAGAGTCTCACCTGAAGATACTGCTACTAGTGGGAGAGAAAAAGTACGGTGTTTTAACAGGGATCACACTGCCAGTAGAACATCAACCCTTTAACAttgatgtaacagtcactactggtaacCGAAAGCAACTGAATTCTAGAACACACACTTTTGAGATTttgagaaaacattccaaataaGCATACTCTTCAAATGGTTCAAACATTGAATACATGTGATAATGATAACAGGTCATGTAGCTCATTTGGGCAAATCATAGCTTCATGCTTACTGGACGTATATTTCTCTgttgaataaatataatttggtaCATTCATCCttactttgttttatttctcagtTAGGTTGTACATTATTGCAGTGTTTAAACAATATCACCCTCTAATGTGAAGAAAGATATTCCACTTGGAGAAGAACTTGCATCGTGATATTAGATGATTGCTCATTGAGAACTAGCAAACCTTTCTTTGCCCCAAAAGCTTACTGTGGTATGAGCTAAGTTTCTGCTCTGGTGTTGAATCACCCttctgtaaaatccagcgatgCTAGCTTGATCAGCTTGAGAACTGAGCTGGTCATgacgctggtctagctgggtatgaactggtcaaccagctagtgctggtagattgtctgagctggtagctggtcaaaactgtttcaaaatatagcctGAGgttgtcaaaccatgtcaaggtgggagctggtctgaactggtcaaccagctaaaccatgtcaagctgggagctggtctgaactggtcaaccagctaaaccatgttgagctgggagctggtctgaactggtcaaccagctaaaccatgtcaagctgggagctggtctgaactggtcaaccagctaaaccatgtcaagttgggagctggtctgaattggtcaaccaggtaccaactgtttcaaaaacaGATTCTTCAGCAGGGAGGTCTGCCAATTTCTCAGAAGGGTGCCTTGCTAACAGTCAGTGAACTCTGATAAATTGAGGTCTCACGTAGGTCTCAAATAGGAGGGGATGATTCAACCCGGAGATTTCTGAGGCAGTGCATCAGTGAAAGCTAGCTGGAACCAATCAGACGGATTACTTATGAGATGCCAtgatcatatacagtatgtgaatttAAAATTGGTAATACATATTTTCTAGCTGACCGGGAGAACTGTGGAGGAATGAGTCTGCAACAGAGAGCAAAGTGCAGTGCTGTTCCGTTTAGCGGGCTTAATATTGAACAGTACAgttcaatatttatttgcttgGCAGACACCTTCAACCGAAGCAGCTAACACAGCTTTAACATATTATTTATACGATAATATTGAGTCATATACAGTACTTGAATGTCCCATCTATACAGCTTGATATTGAGTAACTTCGGaattcattccattttatttgtcttttattATTTCTAATCTGGAGTTTGTGGAGTATGTCTGTGCTGAGATACCCATATTTCATCTGTCCAATCAGATCTGTAGTTGAATTCAAATTTTTCAAAACCCACATGGACAGGGTATCAGCTACAAAGCCTCAGTGGGGAGATCAGCtgagagggactgagagagaaacaacaTGCGGATTGATATCAGTTTAAGTATCCTCCAGCTCTCTTGAGTCAACATGTTACACAACCTTGTCTGGAGAGGGTGGATATTTTCTCAGAAACCTTCTGTTTTATCTCAGGTGGGCTCACATAAACAGATACaagacattctctctctctctctctctctctctctctctctctctctctctctctctttctcgcccTTATCTTTTCACCCAAAACTTTCCCCTGATTTCTCAAGCaggccaaaaaacaaacagaacagcaaCAAAATAgataataagaaaataaagtgGAGGTACACTTTTGTTCATCAAGGATTTCCCAAATGCAACATGAAAGTAcattaatgttctctttgggtacaaattattattatttccgggcaaaaaaggtacaaatgaattacatattgctgcgtaccaccccagcgacaagcatttgtaccttttctgaGAGTGCAAAGCGCTGAActccatttcccacaatccaccGCTCCTGATCTCACTTCCTGAACACGGCCAGCTGCTGCTTGTCCACCGCCTCCGACAGCGAGCCTCCGAGCGGCTCGTCCTCGGACCCGGGGCTGCTGCCGGTGTTGGCCTCGGTGTTGGAGAGCGACGGGGCGCCCGGCgcctccctgccctcccccccccggccccggcaCCTCCCGCAGCGCCCCCGCCACCGGCCCAGCGCCCTCTGCAGGGCCTGGCGGAGCTCCTGGCAGCGCAGGGCGTAGAGCAGCGGGTTCACGGCGGAGTTCACCAGGCACAGCATGCTGCAGAAGGTGAAGACCCGCTGGTGCGTGCGCGTGAGCCGGTGCGAGACGTCGGCCAGCATGAAGGACAGCACGGGCAGCCAGCACACCGCCAAGATCAGCAGGATGAGCCCCAGCGTGCGCGCCAGCCGGATGTCCATCCGCATGCGGGCgtggcccccggccccgccgcCCAGCCGCGCCATGGAGGCCTCGTGCTGGTGGGCCCTCCAGAGCACCAGGCCGTAGGCCACCAGGATGAGCCCCAGCAGGGTGAGGATGAAGCCGGTCCAGCAGGCCAGGTACTGGTTGTGAATGTAGGGCAGGAGGCGTGAGCAGGGCGGGGTGAGCCCGGTGGGGCAGGTCCAGCCCATCAGGGGCAGGAAGGAGACCAGGACGCTGACGGACCACAGGGCGGCCAGCCCGCCCAGCGCCCGGCGCCGGGTCAGCACCGCCTTGTAGCGGGGCGCGTGGTGGATGCAGACGTAGCGGTCGATGGCGGTCAGCAGCAGGCTGCCCAGCGAGCTGGTGAAGGCCAGCGTCACGCCGCCCAGCTTGAACAGGTAGGCGTCCCGGCCGTCGCGCCGGCGCAGCAGGTGGAAGTCCAGGAAGCTGATGGTGAAGAAGCAGCTGGCGAAGACGTCGGCGAGCGCCAGGCTGCCGATGAACAGGTAGGAGGGCCTGCGGCGGAGGCGGCGGGAGGCGGCGATGGCGCCCAGCACCAGCGCGTTCTCCAGGAACGTCGCCGGGCCCGCCAGGAAGCAGACGGAGCCGATGGCCGTCTTCTCCGCGTCCGTCAGCGCCATGTAGCAGCTCAGGTTCGCGCACCAGTCGTCCTGCGTTTCCGACGGCGACGCGCCGGACGGGTGGGCGGGTCCCAgctccgccattttgtgccccCCCACAGCCGGACGTGAAATGAGAAGGGCTTCCTGTGCTCGTGCAGTACCGGGCCGGACCGGGGGAGCTGGGGGTTGGGTCGGGGCCTGTGTCCCCCTGTCTCACGGGTTatgagcggggggggggaggggtatgttTGGGTCTCTCCTGGGTCCAATCTGCAAGGTTTGGGAATCCCACCCGGGACAAATGaactggggaaaaaacaaagaagaagagtATTACGTGTGTTCTTCTGGGGACACGGCGCAAgattactgagtaaaacccagagcagATCTTTTTACTCAGTCCAGTTTCCAggtttgggagggttccagCTAACTGcacaatcctgctttgtgatacaagcCCCTGGTTTATAATTTCagtaattaaaaagaaatatgaaatacagaatatatatttaatattctatTAGCACCAAAGCAATATGAGCAGTGGTTCTTTTTtgtgatacattttttatacaaCAGAATATTCTCAAACATTCAACAGtctttttattcctttttcccCATAAAACATTCGCAGTGGTTGTGTTTTTAATCTAAATAACATGATACAGATAGACATCTTTTACACCATGAGATGTTTGCCTCCAAACACGTACACAAACTCTGAGACGGTGAGAGACGTGTATTCTGTCTGTATTTTTCACAGTGACCCAAAATATGTGTCCGTATCAGCAATCGATTTGTCTGAACATTTTGACCCAATATAAACACCACAGTGACAGAGAATTCAAGTACACATTGACATTTCATTCAGAAGA is a window of Conger conger chromosome 1, fConCon1.1, whole genome shotgun sequence DNA encoding:
- the cnr2 gene encoding cannabinoid receptor 2; this translates as MAELGPAHPSGASPSETQDDWCANLSCYMALTDAEKTAIGSVCFLAGPATFLENALVLGAIAASRRLRRRPSYLFIGSLALADVFASCFFTISFLDFHLLRRRDGRDAYLFKLGGVTLAFTSSLGSLLLTAIDRYVCIHHAPRYKAVLTRRRALGGLAALWSVSVLVSFLPLMGWTCPTGLTPPCSRLLPYIHNQYLACWTGFILTLLGLILVAYGLVLWRAHQHEASMARLGGGAGGHARMRMDIRLARTLGLILLILAVCWLPVLSFMLADVSHRLTRTHQRVFTFCSMLCLVNSAVNPLLYALRCQELRQALQRALGRWRGRCGRCRGRGGEGREAPGAPSLSNTEANTGSSPGSEDEPLGGSLSEAVDKQQLAVFRK